A stretch of the Streptomyces sp. NBC_00078 genome encodes the following:
- a CDS encoding LuxR family transcriptional regulator → MNLCERDGEIRQIRGLLAESREGHGRVALISAAAGSGKTALLRELDAELSDDVISLGASCVPPDRDVPYGMLTELLESPALGAEDARRARKLLENRTVLAGSGFSRLIRDMAEQKPVVITVDGIHDADPESVVHLVRVVRRVPSDRVLVVLTERPQPAEAYSALHSELLGRPHVSFIRLRPLSPRGVREMVEADTGARAADPPAADLHALTGGSPLLVQALLQDLRASGQTAVADVPPGGPAFGHALLGCLHSAGPTTLAVARGIALLDGAATHALLRRLLDLPLEAVARAVAELDAVGLVHGCRLRHPAAVRVILGEMAQEDRTAWHRRAARLLLDSGAAAAGVARQLLHVERVAETWMAQALVDGAGELLDEDDGEQARACALLALRAGIGDLRLQAEAVAALARAELLLCPAAAPRLYPYLSAAIRHGHLSPRLALELPGILWWHGRAGQNQRLYGHLARLVDGANPGPAMELRACGTMLTTVFPQLAERIPDLRDQSSDLELASAAFTTATRMKVSMHLRTVQTQGPRADAVRSAEHVLGATRLTHRTVEPLAMAVATLLGCDRPRSARKWADRLLTDATDRGAAHWEGLMAALRSQAALYEGDLVGVEHYARRALRRMPPQAWGVGLGTVYALLLRAFTETRRHGEAAELLSRPVPEMLFESTPGLLYLHAKGCHHLATHQYEAALADFHACGELMAKWGMSRSTIGPWRCGAAQALLELGEPDAAGRLAEEQLSALASGGHSRVRGMALRVLAATRAPEQRSELLVQAVNQLRYSGDRVELAKALTDLEDTQRLLGESGPAGRAVRPSLHAVIGGRAALPVQLTAVSAPDAPSAHPEPAEDTSADPLKHLTDAERRVCDLAARGRSNREIAGELFITVSTVEQHLTRIYRKLNVKGRQDLPVEQAEAHPDTLHATPPTRLRKV, encoded by the coding sequence ATGAACTTATGTGAACGGGACGGAGAGATCCGGCAAATACGAGGTCTACTGGCCGAAAGTAGAGAGGGTCACGGCAGGGTCGCCCTCATAAGTGCCGCCGCGGGTTCGGGGAAGACCGCGCTCTTACGGGAGTTGGATGCGGAACTCTCCGACGATGTGATCTCCCTCGGCGCAAGCTGCGTCCCGCCCGACCGCGATGTCCCGTACGGCATGCTGACCGAGCTTCTCGAAAGTCCCGCACTCGGAGCGGAGGACGCCCGGCGGGCCAGGAAGCTGCTGGAGAACCGCACCGTTCTGGCCGGTTCCGGCTTTTCGAGACTCATCCGGGACATGGCCGAGCAAAAGCCGGTCGTCATCACCGTGGACGGTATCCACGACGCGGACCCCGAATCAGTGGTTCACCTGGTGCGGGTGGTGCGCCGAGTGCCCTCCGACAGAGTGCTCGTGGTTCTCACCGAGCGTCCGCAACCGGCCGAAGCCTACTCGGCGCTGCACAGCGAACTGCTCGGGCGGCCGCACGTCAGCTTCATCCGGCTCCGCCCGCTGTCTCCGCGAGGGGTGCGGGAGATGGTCGAAGCCGACACCGGGGCGAGGGCCGCGGACCCGCCGGCCGCCGACCTGCACGCACTCACCGGAGGCAGCCCGCTCCTGGTCCAGGCGCTGCTCCAGGACCTGCGCGCGTCCGGACAGACCGCTGTCGCCGACGTCCCGCCCGGTGGCCCCGCCTTCGGCCACGCTCTGCTGGGCTGCCTGCACTCCGCGGGCCCCACGACCCTGGCGGTGGCCCGCGGGATCGCACTGCTGGACGGGGCGGCCACCCATGCGCTGCTGAGGCGGCTGCTCGACCTGCCGCTGGAGGCCGTCGCCCGCGCCGTGGCCGAACTCGACGCCGTCGGGCTGGTGCACGGCTGCCGGCTGCGCCACCCCGCGGCGGTCCGGGTGATTCTGGGCGAGATGGCGCAGGAGGACAGGACGGCGTGGCACCGGCGGGCGGCGCGGCTGCTTCTGGACTCGGGCGCCGCCGCGGCGGGTGTCGCCCGGCAACTCCTGCACGTGGAGCGCGTCGCCGAGACCTGGATGGCACAGGCTCTCGTCGACGGCGCCGGCGAACTGCTCGACGAGGACGACGGCGAGCAGGCCCGGGCATGCGCGCTCCTCGCCCTGCGGGCCGGCATCGGTGACCTGCGGCTCCAGGCGGAGGCGGTCGCCGCGCTGGCCCGCGCCGAACTGCTGCTCTGTCCCGCCGCGGCACCCCGGCTGTACCCCTACCTGTCCGCCGCGATCAGACACGGCCATCTCTCACCGCGCCTGGCCCTCGAACTCCCCGGGATTCTCTGGTGGCACGGCCGGGCCGGGCAGAACCAGCGGCTCTACGGACACCTCGCGCGACTCGTGGACGGCGCGAACCCCGGGCCTGCCATGGAACTGCGCGCCTGCGGCACGATGCTCACCACGGTCTTCCCGCAACTCGCCGAGCGCATACCGGACCTGCGGGACCAGAGCAGTGATCTGGAGCTGGCCAGCGCCGCGTTCACCACCGCCACCCGCATGAAGGTCTCCATGCACCTGCGCACCGTCCAGACGCAGGGCCCCAGAGCCGACGCCGTGCGCAGCGCCGAGCATGTGCTCGGCGCCACCCGGCTCACCCACCGCACCGTCGAGCCGCTCGCCATGGCCGTGGCCACGCTCCTCGGCTGCGACCGGCCCCGGTCCGCCCGCAAGTGGGCCGACCGGCTGCTCACCGACGCCACCGACCGGGGCGCCGCCCACTGGGAAGGCCTGATGGCCGCCCTGCGCTCCCAGGCCGCCCTGTACGAGGGCGATCTGGTGGGCGTCGAACACTATGCGCGGCGGGCGCTGCGCCGGATGCCGCCGCAGGCGTGGGGCGTTGGACTCGGCACCGTCTACGCCTTGCTGCTGCGCGCGTTCACCGAGACGCGACGGCATGGCGAGGCCGCCGAGCTGCTCAGCAGGCCGGTGCCGGAGATGCTGTTCGAGAGCACCCCCGGGCTGTTGTATCTGCACGCCAAGGGCTGTCACCATCTGGCCACGCACCAGTACGAGGCGGCACTCGCCGACTTCCACGCCTGCGGTGAGCTGATGGCGAAGTGGGGCATGAGCCGTTCCACGATCGGTCCGTGGCGCTGCGGGGCGGCACAGGCGCTGCTGGAACTCGGCGAACCGGACGCGGCCGGGCGCCTCGCGGAGGAACAGCTGTCGGCTCTGGCGTCCGGCGGACACTCCCGGGTGAGAGGAATGGCGCTGCGTGTCCTGGCCGCCACCCGGGCGCCCGAGCAGCGGTCCGAACTCCTCGTCCAGGCGGTGAACCAGCTGCGGTACAGCGGTGACCGGGTCGAGCTGGCCAAGGCCCTCACCGATCTGGAGGACACCCAGCGCCTGCTCGGCGAGAGTGGACCCGCCGGCAGAGCGGTCAGGCCCAGCCTGCACGCGGTCATCGGAGGCCGGGCGGCCCTGCCCGTGCAGCTGACGGCGGTCAGCGCCCCCGACGCCCCGTCCGCCCACCCGGAGCCCGCCGAGGACACCTCCGCCGACCCGCTGAAGCACCTCACGGACGCCGAACGACGGGTGTGCGACCTCGCCGCCCGGGGCCGCAGCAACCGGGAGATCGCCGGTGAGCTCTTCATCACCGTCAGCACCGTCGAACAGCATCTGACCAGGATCTACCGCAAGTTGAACGTCAAGGGGCGCCAGGACCTGCCCGTCGAGCAGGCCGAGGCACACCCCGACACCCTGCACGCCACGCCCCCTACCCGACTGCGCAAGGTGTGA
- a CDS encoding type I polyketide synthase, translated as MVGVGCRFPGSGEGVEGFWDLLTGGESGVGLVPGDRWDVEAFFDADPEVPGRSYARHGGFVDGVREFDAGLFGIPPREAVRVDPQHRLVLEVAWEALEHAGIAPDSLRGSRTGVFVGMGGSDYERLTASGGDVSGLDGYTATGGALNFAANRVSYVLGLEGPSMVVDTACSSSLVALHLACQALRAGECERALVGGVNLLLSPGTTVALSKARMLSPEGQCKTFDASADGYVRGEGCGVVVLRPLADALADGQDVLAVVKGSAVNQDGRSNGLTAPRGSAQQAVIRRALAVGGVAPGDVGYVEAHGTGTPLGDPIEVRALASVLGEGRAVDRPVVLGSVKTNIGHLEAAAGIAGLIKTVLAVGRGVIPPHLNMSTPNPLLAWDELPVRVATELTPWNEERRVAGVSSFGFGGTNAHVIVESPPAPADTTVHEVAGEVAEGPVVVKVSGRNEDALRASAQQLAAAIRALGEDVQPRDVAWAAGVGRADLPQRAAVVAASATELAERLDQVADGTLRGRPAAGAPRVGFVVPGQGARLAGVLAGLHGRLDAVTEAVDEVASVVGGLSAPPLLVLLDPGAEAAAALAETDVAQLALYTTGVALGSWWKSVGVAPDVVTGHSVGAYAAAALAGVFSVADGARLVAARARLMADLPRTGTMAALFCGPGDLAGIPGIESGTVEIAAYNSPRETVVSGPREAVADVVARIRERGTRAVPLRVSHAFHSAQMDPVLAPFAEAFDGVRLHEPALDFVSDLTGELAGPEPATVDYWLRHARQAVRFADAGRTLLADDTRIVVELGTGGLLPHVVSAAGSAVVTCLPSVASDGDSHRRLLESLARVWADGVPVDWARANGPRPARLPKLPTYPFQRQTYWEPSSPPVPPGTVAAPAATPPRTAPQPAPAARTAPLAASSDSRDERVAALIAHLRRELAAVMELDDAGALDADTGLFDLGLTSTMVVELRVGIERALGRQIPTTAVFDHPTIRRLAAYLADLDVAAPAAPDRSVERAGGAGTGTQPLAIVGMGCRFPGGANDLDAYWRLLARGGDATSSVPEDRWDRDAFYDPDPAAPGKAYTYRGGFLDVPVDQFDAEAFGIAPREARSMDPQQRLLLEVASEALADAGCTTARLAGSRTAVYVGINTSDYMQLLSADGTHGIDPYQATGNTFSVAAGRLSYLLGAQGPSMAVDTACSSSLVAAHLAARSLRSGEADLAIVAGVNLMLAPGTTVSLAKLGALSPDGRCKTFDASADGYGRGEGCGVVVLKRLSEAVADGDRVWAVLHGSAVNQDGRSAGLTVPNGQAQQAVIREALRSGGTDPAEVGYVEAHGTGTPLGDPMEIGALVEVLRPDLETAAPLTVGSVKTNIGHLEAAAGISGLIKVALSLHHGKIPPHLHFDTPNPHLAWDRLPVEIPAKLTEWKQAGGTRTAGLSSFGFSGTNAHLILGEAPPDGRRDSFGADTPQAVPTAEPSAELLLLSARTPDALTATGEAYGRFLAAVEGEGANDRAPEGALADRPGWADITRTAALDRDHLTRRTAVVARSAGEAAKTLTAAANAARATGIRHGAVVPAEQRRLLFVYSGQGCQWPGMGRGLLADPTAARVLHHCDVVVQRLAGWSLVDELVADRAGSRLADTVIAQPAVLAVQAALTEVWRSWGITPDAVLGHSVGEVGAAYAAGAIDLDTALEIVVRRGEVMGAGRGQGAMAAVGMGAGQVADLIAPYGDQVTVAAVNSPVSTVLAGDPAALAEVEKRARERRAQWATVQKEYAFHSPYMLPFQADLERALAHLPAPAPAGLPVLSTVTGGPAEPGAFDTGYWCANMVSPVRFADAVRAAAGDEAHTAVVEIGPHSVLRSAVTQTLADRAEHLTVLGSMRTGADSRSTLLDAAGALHALGYDLAHEAIQPPNAPRVSLPAYPWQRQRHWLPARPVSTVPGTPRHADDVDTQLTENSYELEWRTAEAPQGPEEAGEGTWLLVADRQGVAGRVAAMLRATGADCRLLTPEEAEGPLPVDLPVRGLLHLGTLDAAPDARTPGAELDAALAVSCGPLLWAARSLGVTDGHPAPRLWLVTRGGAAVDGTGTTPSHAPVWGLGRVVALEHPEVWGGSLDLDPAAADLDADAAAVVAEVLRADGEDQVAYRGGARKVARLRAADALDPGTAVRVDADTAYLVTGGRGALGLRIARWLAGHGARHLVLTGRRPLSDDPDDPAVRAVAELRDAGVAVHTPAVDVADAEGMAAVFDACGTEWPALRGVVHAAGLFDPCAIQDMSWEQLRTVLRPKVEGTLVLDALADRAELDFFVMFSSASSVWGSALAGHYAAANYFQDVMAHDRAGRGLPALAVNWGWWAGSDMVSPEHVGYFESMGLYVLPDRVGFTALDRLLGDGRHQMTVAPVNWDIFRPVLEAKRRRPLLELLGTATTATDTVDQELLDRLREAPAAVRRRLLEDRLREETAVVLGGTLLERDAGFFEVGMDSITSVELKTRVDAVLGVRLPATATFEHPTIAALAEYLLTEVLPPETPRTTEPALPEDEPAEEFDDLSEDELLRLLGEELER; from the coding sequence GTGGTGGGGGTGGGGTGCCGTTTTCCGGGTTCTGGGGAGGGTGTGGAGGGTTTTTGGGATCTGTTGACCGGCGGTGAGTCCGGAGTGGGGTTGGTGCCGGGGGACCGGTGGGATGTGGAGGCGTTCTTCGACGCTGATCCGGAGGTGCCGGGGCGGTCGTATGCGCGGCATGGCGGGTTTGTTGACGGGGTGCGGGAGTTTGATGCGGGGTTGTTCGGGATTCCGCCGCGGGAGGCGGTGCGGGTGGATCCGCAGCACCGGCTGGTGCTGGAGGTGGCGTGGGAGGCGCTGGAGCATGCGGGGATCGCGCCGGATTCTTTGCGGGGCAGTCGTACGGGTGTGTTTGTGGGGATGGGTGGGAGTGACTATGAGCGTTTGACGGCCTCGGGTGGGGATGTGTCGGGGCTGGATGGTTATACGGCGACGGGGGGCGCGCTGAATTTCGCGGCGAACCGGGTGTCGTACGTGCTGGGGCTTGAGGGGCCGAGCATGGTCGTGGACACGGCCTGCTCCTCCTCGCTGGTGGCGCTGCACCTGGCGTGCCAGGCGTTGCGGGCGGGGGAGTGCGAGCGGGCGCTGGTCGGTGGGGTGAACCTGCTGTTGTCGCCGGGGACGACGGTGGCGTTGTCGAAGGCGCGGATGTTGTCGCCGGAGGGCCAGTGCAAGACCTTCGACGCGTCGGCGGACGGGTATGTGCGGGGTGAGGGCTGCGGTGTGGTGGTGCTGCGGCCGTTGGCGGACGCGCTCGCGGACGGGCAGGACGTCCTGGCGGTGGTCAAGGGCTCCGCCGTCAACCAGGACGGGCGCAGCAACGGCCTGACGGCCCCCCGCGGTTCCGCCCAACAGGCGGTCATCCGGCGGGCGTTGGCGGTTGGTGGGGTCGCGCCCGGTGATGTGGGCTATGTGGAGGCGCACGGGACCGGCACGCCGCTGGGCGATCCGATCGAGGTGCGGGCGCTGGCCTCGGTGCTGGGCGAGGGGCGCGCGGTGGACCGGCCGGTGGTGCTGGGGTCGGTGAAGACGAATATCGGGCATCTGGAGGCGGCGGCGGGTATCGCGGGTCTGATCAAGACGGTGCTCGCGGTCGGTCGTGGGGTGATTCCGCCGCATCTGAACATGTCGACTCCCAATCCGTTGCTGGCGTGGGACGAGTTGCCGGTGCGGGTGGCGACGGAGCTGACGCCGTGGAACGAGGAACGGCGAGTGGCGGGAGTGTCGTCGTTCGGGTTCGGCGGGACCAACGCGCATGTGATCGTGGAGTCCCCGCCCGCGCCCGCCGACACGACCGTCCATGAGGTCGCGGGCGAGGTCGCGGAGGGTCCGGTGGTGGTGAAGGTGTCCGGGCGCAACGAAGACGCCCTGCGCGCCTCCGCACAGCAACTGGCCGCAGCGATACGTGCGTTGGGCGAAGACGTGCAGCCGCGCGACGTCGCGTGGGCGGCCGGCGTGGGCCGCGCGGACCTGCCGCAGCGGGCCGCCGTCGTGGCCGCCTCGGCCACCGAACTCGCCGAACGGCTCGACCAGGTCGCCGACGGAACGCTGCGTGGACGGCCCGCCGCCGGCGCGCCCCGGGTCGGGTTCGTGGTGCCGGGCCAGGGAGCCCGGCTGGCCGGCGTGCTCGCCGGACTCCACGGCCGACTGGACGCGGTGACCGAGGCCGTCGACGAGGTCGCCTCGGTGGTGGGCGGGCTGTCCGCACCGCCGCTGTTGGTCCTCCTGGACCCCGGCGCCGAGGCGGCGGCCGCGCTGGCGGAGACCGACGTCGCCCAGCTGGCCCTCTACACGACCGGGGTCGCCCTGGGCTCGTGGTGGAAGTCCGTCGGCGTGGCACCGGACGTCGTGACGGGGCACAGCGTCGGCGCCTACGCGGCCGCCGCGCTCGCCGGGGTCTTCAGCGTCGCCGACGGCGCCCGCCTGGTCGCCGCGCGCGCACGGCTGATGGCAGACCTTCCCCGCACCGGCACCATGGCCGCGCTGTTCTGCGGGCCCGGGGACCTCGCCGGGATCCCCGGCATCGAGTCGGGAACGGTGGAGATCGCCGCGTACAACAGCCCACGGGAAACCGTGGTCTCCGGGCCGCGGGAAGCGGTGGCGGACGTCGTGGCGCGGATCCGTGAACGCGGGACGCGCGCCGTGCCCCTGCGGGTGTCGCACGCCTTCCACTCCGCCCAGATGGACCCCGTACTGGCACCCTTCGCGGAGGCCTTCGACGGGGTACGGCTGCACGAACCCGCCCTGGACTTCGTATCGGATCTGACCGGTGAACTCGCCGGGCCGGAACCGGCCACCGTCGACTACTGGCTGCGGCACGCGCGGCAGGCGGTGCGGTTCGCGGACGCCGGGCGAACCCTGCTGGCGGACGACACGCGGATCGTGGTGGAGCTGGGCACCGGCGGGCTGCTGCCGCACGTCGTCTCCGCCGCGGGCTCCGCCGTCGTGACCTGCCTGCCCTCCGTGGCCTCGGACGGGGACTCGCACCGACGGCTGCTGGAGTCGCTGGCCCGGGTCTGGGCGGACGGCGTACCGGTGGACTGGGCCCGGGCCAACGGCCCCCGCCCGGCCCGCCTGCCCAAGCTGCCCACCTACCCGTTCCAGCGTCAGACGTACTGGGAACCGAGCAGTCCGCCCGTGCCCCCCGGCACCGTTGCCGCGCCGGCCGCCACGCCGCCCAGGACCGCTCCACAGCCGGCCCCGGCCGCCCGGACCGCGCCCCTGGCCGCCTCCTCGGACAGCCGTGACGAACGCGTCGCCGCGCTCATCGCCCACCTCAGGCGCGAACTGGCCGCCGTGATGGAACTCGACGACGCCGGCGCACTCGACGCGGACACCGGACTGTTCGATCTCGGGCTCACCTCGACGATGGTGGTGGAACTGCGCGTCGGGATCGAGCGCGCGCTGGGGCGCCAGATCCCCACCACGGCCGTCTTCGACCACCCCACCATCCGCCGCCTCGCCGCATACCTCGCCGACCTGGACGTGGCGGCCCCCGCCGCACCCGACCGGTCCGTCGAACGAGCCGGTGGAGCGGGGACCGGCACACAACCCCTCGCCATCGTCGGCATGGGCTGCCGCTTCCCCGGCGGGGCCAACGACCTCGACGCCTACTGGCGGCTGCTGGCCCGAGGCGGCGACGCCACCTCCTCCGTGCCCGAGGACCGGTGGGACCGGGACGCCTTCTACGACCCGGACCCGGCCGCGCCCGGCAAGGCGTACACCTACCGCGGCGGCTTCCTCGACGTACCCGTGGACCAGTTCGACGCCGAGGCCTTCGGCATCGCGCCCAGGGAAGCCCGCAGCATGGATCCGCAGCAGCGGCTGCTGCTCGAAGTGGCCTCCGAGGCGCTCGCCGACGCCGGCTGCACCACGGCGCGGCTGGCCGGCTCGCGGACCGCGGTCTACGTCGGCATCAACACCAGCGACTACATGCAGCTGCTGTCCGCCGACGGCACCCACGGCATCGACCCGTACCAGGCGACCGGCAACACCTTCAGCGTGGCCGCCGGACGGCTCTCGTACCTCCTCGGCGCCCAGGGCCCCAGCATGGCCGTGGACACCGCGTGCTCCTCCTCACTGGTCGCCGCCCACCTCGCGGCCCGCAGCCTGCGCTCCGGCGAGGCGGACCTGGCGATCGTGGCCGGGGTGAACCTGATGCTGGCCCCCGGCACCACCGTCAGCCTGGCCAAGCTCGGCGCGCTGTCCCCGGACGGCCGCTGCAAGACCTTCGACGCCTCGGCCGACGGGTACGGCCGCGGCGAGGGCTGCGGGGTCGTCGTCCTCAAACGGCTGTCCGAGGCGGTCGCCGACGGGGACCGGGTGTGGGCCGTGCTACACGGCTCCGCGGTCAACCAGGACGGTCGCAGCGCGGGCCTCACCGTCCCCAACGGGCAGGCCCAGCAGGCCGTCATCCGGGAGGCGCTGCGCAGTGGCGGCACCGACCCGGCCGAGGTCGGCTACGTGGAGGCCCACGGCACCGGCACCCCGCTCGGCGACCCGATGGAGATCGGCGCCCTGGTCGAGGTGCTGCGCCCGGACCTGGAGACGGCGGCCCCGCTGACGGTCGGCTCGGTGAAGACCAACATCGGGCACCTGGAAGCCGCCGCGGGGATCTCCGGCCTCATCAAGGTGGCGCTGTCCCTGCACCACGGCAAGATCCCGCCGCATCTGCACTTCGACACCCCCAACCCGCACCTTGCGTGGGACCGGCTGCCGGTGGAGATCCCCGCGAAGCTCACCGAGTGGAAGCAGGCCGGCGGCACCCGCACGGCCGGGCTCAGCTCCTTCGGCTTCAGCGGCACCAACGCCCATCTGATCCTGGGCGAGGCCCCGCCGGACGGCCGCCGGGACTCCTTCGGCGCAGACACCCCGCAGGCCGTTCCCACAGCGGAACCCTCCGCCGAACTCCTGCTGCTGTCCGCCCGCACCCCGGACGCCCTGACCGCCACCGGCGAGGCGTACGGCCGCTTCCTCGCAGCGGTGGAAGGCGAAGGCGCCAACGACCGGGCGCCCGAGGGAGCCCTTGCCGACCGGCCCGGCTGGGCGGACATCACCCGCACCGCCGCGCTCGACCGCGACCACCTGACGCGGCGCACCGCCGTCGTCGCCCGCTCCGCCGGCGAGGCGGCGAAGACACTGACCGCCGCCGCGAACGCGGCACGGGCCACCGGCATCCGGCACGGCGCGGTCGTCCCCGCCGAGCAGCGCCGGCTGCTCTTCGTCTACAGCGGGCAGGGCTGCCAGTGGCCCGGCATGGGACGCGGCCTGCTCGCCGACCCCACCGCCGCCCGGGTGCTGCACCACTGCGACGTCGTCGTCCAACGGCTCGCCGGCTGGTCGCTCGTCGACGAACTCGTGGCCGACCGCGCCGGCTCCCGGCTGGCCGACACGGTGATCGCGCAGCCCGCGGTGCTCGCCGTGCAGGCCGCGCTGACCGAGGTGTGGCGCAGCTGGGGCATCACGCCGGACGCGGTGCTCGGCCACAGCGTGGGCGAGGTCGGCGCGGCGTATGCCGCCGGGGCGATCGACCTGGACACCGCACTGGAGATCGTTGTCCGCCGGGGCGAGGTCATGGGGGCCGGCCGGGGGCAGGGCGCGATGGCCGCCGTCGGGATGGGCGCCGGCCAGGTCGCCGACCTGATCGCGCCCTACGGCGACCAGGTCACCGTCGCCGCCGTCAACTCCCCGGTCAGCACGGTGCTCGCCGGCGACCCGGCGGCCCTGGCCGAGGTGGAGAAGCGCGCCCGAGAACGCCGCGCCCAGTGGGCGACGGTCCAGAAGGAGTACGCCTTCCACAGCCCCTACATGCTGCCGTTCCAGGCCGACCTGGAACGGGCGCTGGCCCACCTCCCGGCTCCCGCGCCCGCCGGCCTGCCCGTCCTGTCCACCGTCACCGGCGGGCCCGCCGAACCCGGCGCGTTCGACACCGGCTACTGGTGCGCCAACATGGTCAGCCCGGTGCGCTTCGCCGACGCCGTACGGGCCGCCGCGGGCGACGAGGCCCACACCGCTGTGGTGGAGATCGGACCGCACAGCGTGCTCCGGTCCGCGGTCACCCAGACCCTGGCGGACCGCGCCGAGCACCTCACCGTGCTGGGCTCGATGCGGACCGGCGCCGACAGCCGCAGCACCCTGCTCGACGCGGCCGGCGCACTGCACGCCCTCGGCTACGACCTCGCACACGAGGCGATCCAGCCGCCGAACGCCCCGCGGGTCTCCCTGCCGGCCTATCCCTGGCAGCGACAGCGGCACTGGCTGCCGGCCAGGCCGGTGTCCACCGTGCCCGGAACGCCCCGGCACGCCGACGACGTCGACACCCAACTGACCGAGAACAGCTACGAGTTGGAGTGGCGCACCGCCGAAGCCCCGCAGGGTCCGGAAGAGGCGGGCGAGGGCACCTGGCTGCTCGTCGCCGACCGGCAGGGCGTCGCCGGCCGGGTCGCCGCAATGCTGCGGGCCACCGGCGCCGACTGCCGGCTGCTCACCCCCGAAGAAGCCGAGGGGCCCCTGCCGGTGGACCTGCCGGTCCGCGGCCTGCTGCACCTCGGCACGCTGGACGCCGCCCCCGACGCACGCACCCCGGGTGCGGAACTGGACGCCGCACTCGCCGTCTCCTGCGGCCCCCTGCTGTGGGCGGCCCGCAGCCTCGGCGTCACCGACGGGCACCCCGCCCCCCGGCTGTGGCTGGTCACCCGCGGCGGCGCCGCAGTCGACGGCACCGGCACGACCCCGTCGCACGCCCCGGTGTGGGGCCTGGGCCGGGTGGTGGCGCTGGAACACCCCGAGGTGTGGGGCGGCTCGCTCGACCTGGACCCGGCGGCGGCCGACCTCGACGCCGACGCCGCGGCCGTCGTCGCCGAGGTGCTGCGCGCCGACGGTGAGGACCAGGTCGCCTACCGGGGCGGCGCACGCAAGGTCGCCCGGCTGCGCGCGGCCGACGCACTCGACCCGGGGACCGCCGTGCGCGTCGACGCCGACACCGCCTACCTCGTCACCGGCGGCCGCGGCGCACTCGGCCTGCGGATCGCCCGCTGGCTCGCCGGCCACGGAGCCCGCCACCTGGTCCTGACCGGCCGCCGGCCACTGTCGGACGACCCCGACGACCCGGCCGTACGCGCTGTCGCGGAACTGCGGGACGCGGGCGTCGCCGTGCACACCCCCGCCGTCGACGTGGCCGACGCCGAGGGCATGGCCGCCGTCTTCGACGCATGCGGCACCGAGTGGCCCGCGCTGCGCGGAGTGGTCCACGCGGCCGGCCTGTTCGACCCCTGCGCCATACAGGACATGAGCTGGGAACAGCTGCGCACCGTGCTGCGGCCCAAGGTCGAGGGCACCCTGGTCCTGGACGCGCTCGCGGACCGGGCGGAACTGGACTTCTTCGTGATGTTCTCCTCCGCCTCCTCGGTGTGGGGCTCGGCGCTCGCCGGGCACTACGCGGCGGCCAACTACTTCCAGGACGTGATGGCCCACGACCGCGCCGGGCGCGGGCTGCCCGCACTCGCCGTCAACTGGGGCTGGTGGGCAGGCAGCGACATGGTCTCGCCCGAACACGTCGGCTACTTCGAGTCGATGGGCCTGTACGTGCTGCCCGACCGGGTCGGTTTCACCGCGCTCGACCGGCTGCTGGGCGACGGACGCCACCAGATGACCGTCGCGCCGGTGAACTGGGACATCTTCCGTCCGGTCCTGGAGGCCAAGCGGCGCCGTCCGCTGCTGGAACTCCTGGGCACCGCCACCACGGCGACGGACACCGTGGACCAGGAACTCCTGGACCGACTGCGCGAGGCACCCGCCGCGGTGCGCCGCCGGCTCCTGGAGGACCGGCTGCGCGAGGAGACCGCCGTCGTGCTCGGCGGCACCCTCCTGGAACGCGACGCGGGCTTCTTCGAGGTGGGCATGGACTCGATCACCAGCGTCGAGCTGAAGACCCGCGTGGACGCGGTACTCGGCGTACGCCTGCCCGCCACCGCCACCTTCGAGCACCCGACCATCGCAGCGCTGGCCGAGTACCTGCTCACCGAGGTGCTGCCGCCCGAAACCCCTCGCACAACCGAGCCCGCCCTGCCCGAGGACGAACCGGCGGAGGAGTTCGACGACCTCTCCGAGGACGAACTGCTGCGCCTCCTCGGTGAGGAACTGGAGCGCTAG